A stretch of Gemmatimonas aurantiaca T-27 DNA encodes these proteins:
- a CDS encoding TerC family protein codes for MLHWLSDPQAWISLLTLTVLEVVLGIDNIIFISILAGKLPRDQQPRARSLGLAGAFVSRVLLLLSITWVMRLTATLFTAFGHPFSGRDLILLVGGLFLIGKATHEIHAKLEGPDEELEQHARPPKTLWVTVAQIMVIDIVFSLDSVITAVGMADEVSIMIGANVIALIVMLAAAGTISAFVDRHPTIKMLALAFLVLIGTNLVAEGLGQHISKGYTYAAMAFSVLVEMLNIRARARTKPEPGSGP; via the coding sequence ATGCTCCATTGGCTCTCCGACCCGCAGGCGTGGATCTCCCTGCTCACGCTGACGGTGCTCGAGGTCGTCCTCGGCATCGACAACATCATCTTCATCTCGATCCTCGCCGGCAAGCTGCCGCGGGATCAGCAGCCGCGGGCGCGCTCACTGGGCCTGGCCGGTGCGTTTGTCTCGCGCGTGTTGCTGTTGCTGTCGATCACCTGGGTGATGCGCCTGACGGCCACACTGTTCACGGCATTCGGGCATCCGTTCTCAGGACGCGACCTGATCCTGCTGGTCGGCGGTCTGTTTCTCATCGGCAAAGCCACCCATGAGATCCACGCCAAACTCGAAGGCCCCGACGAAGAACTCGAGCAACACGCCCGTCCGCCGAAGACCCTGTGGGTGACGGTGGCACAGATCATGGTCATCGATATCGTGTTCTCGCTCGACTCGGTGATCACGGCCGTGGGCATGGCCGACGAAGTGTCGATCATGATCGGGGCCAACGTCATTGCCCTGATCGTGATGCTGGCGGCGGCCGGCACCATCAGCGCGTTCGTGGACCGACACCCCACCATCAAGATGTTGGCGCTGGCGTTCCTCGTGCTGATCGGCACCAACCTGGTCGCTGAGGGGCTCGGGCAGCACATCTCGAAGGGCTACACCTACGCCGCGATGGCGTTTTCCGTGTTGGTGGAGATGCTCAACATCCGCGCCCGGGCGCGGACGAAGCCCGAACCCGGATCCGGTCCATGA
- the queC gene encoding 7-cyano-7-deazaguanine synthase QueC: MTSDPHSPAPERPAVVLLSGGLDSATALAVARRDGFTPYAMTFRYGQRHAGEIEAARRVAAAQQAARHVVVDIDLRQWGGSALTSDVEVPKDRDVDEVTDEIPVTYVPARNTIFLSFALAWAETLGADAIFIGVNALDYSGYPDCRPEYVAAFETMANLATRAGVEGTQRLTIHAPLQHLTKAQIVTLGRSLGVDYSLTTSCYDPAPDGTACGHCDACQLRLRGFAEAGAADPIAYAG; encoded by the coding sequence ATGACTTCGGATCCTCATTCCCCTGCTCCTGAACGTCCGGCGGTTGTGCTGCTGTCCGGCGGCCTCGACTCCGCGACCGCGTTGGCCGTGGCCCGGCGCGATGGGTTCACGCCCTACGCCATGACCTTTCGTTACGGGCAACGCCATGCGGGAGAGATCGAGGCCGCCCGTCGGGTTGCCGCGGCGCAGCAAGCCGCCCGTCACGTGGTGGTGGATATCGATTTGCGGCAGTGGGGCGGATCCGCACTCACCTCCGATGTGGAGGTGCCCAAAGACCGTGATGTGGACGAGGTCACGGACGAGATTCCCGTGACGTATGTGCCGGCGCGCAACACGATCTTTCTGTCGTTTGCGCTTGCCTGGGCAGAGACGCTGGGCGCCGACGCGATTTTCATCGGCGTCAACGCGCTCGACTATTCGGGCTACCCGGATTGTCGGCCCGAGTACGTGGCCGCATTCGAGACGATGGCCAATCTCGCCACGCGGGCCGGTGTGGAAGGCACGCAGCGGTTGACCATTCATGCTCCCTTGCAGCACCTCACCAAAGCCCAGATCGTGACGCTGGGCCGTAGCCTGGGCGTGGATTACAGCCTCACCACAAGCTGCTACGACCCGGCACCGGATGGCACAGCGTGCGGGCATTGCGATGCCTGCCAATTGCGCCTGCGGGGCTTCGCCGAAGCCGGCGCTGCTGATCCCATCGCCTACGCGGGCTGA
- the queE gene encoding 7-carboxy-7-deazaguanine synthase: MAYTVKECFYTLQGEGVNAGRAAVFCRFSGCNLWTGREADRHKATCTFCDTDFVGVGPDGGKFATAAALAAFVKSRWPVDAPGSARPFVVCTGGEPLLQLDEAAIDALHAEGFEIAVETNGTQPAPAGLDWICVSPKADAPVVLTRGDELKLVFPQEQARPERFASLEFAHFLLQPMDDPQAAENTRAALAYCLAHPQWRLSVQTHKVLGIR, from the coding sequence GTGGCGTACACGGTGAAGGAGTGTTTTTACACGCTGCAGGGGGAAGGCGTGAACGCCGGGCGCGCGGCGGTGTTCTGCCGGTTCTCCGGGTGCAACCTGTGGACGGGGCGGGAGGCTGACCGGCACAAAGCCACCTGCACGTTCTGCGATACGGACTTCGTGGGCGTTGGTCCCGATGGCGGCAAGTTTGCCACCGCCGCAGCACTGGCGGCCTTCGTGAAGAGCCGCTGGCCGGTCGACGCTCCGGGCAGTGCGCGACCGTTCGTGGTATGCACCGGTGGGGAGCCGCTGCTGCAACTCGATGAAGCGGCCATCGACGCACTGCATGCGGAGGGCTTCGAGATTGCCGTGGAGACCAATGGCACGCAGCCGGCGCCGGCAGGGTTGGACTGGATCTGTGTGAGCCCCAAAGCCGACGCGCCAGTAGTGCTCACACGGGGTGATGAACTCAAGCTGGTGTTTCCCCAGGAGCAGGCACGTCCCGAACGATTTGCCTCGTTGGAGTTTGCGCACTTCCTGTTGCAGCCCATGGATGACCCCCAGGCGGCCGAGAACACCCGCGCCGCACTGGCCTATTGCCTCGCGCATCCGCAGTGGCGGCTGTCGGTGCAGACGCACAAGGTGCTGGGAATCCGGTGA
- a CDS encoding efflux RND transporter periplasmic adaptor subunit → MTSKMLMAGFTAVVLLQACKREHAKEEETSRFLAIRPLVLDTSYEKPYVAQVRSLRNIEIRAQEKGFLEEMPVDEGRTVKAGQLLFRIMPKVYEAELQKAEAEVRMAEIELENTQSLVTKRIVSKNEQAMAQAKLDGARAEAAQARLHLSFTEIRAPFDGVLDRIPKKLGSLIEEGELLSTLSDNRRVFAYYNVSEPEYLDYRSKTPNGSGQKVTLLLANNTRFPHKGEVETIEGEFDHETGNIAFRAVFPNPDGLLRNGETGKVLMTVPYTQAMVIPQKATYEIQDKTYVFVIDEANKVHARLITVTGRMPDLFVVGSGLSVNDKILLEGVQKVKDDDVIKFELKDTRQVLASLRLKAE, encoded by the coding sequence ATGACTTCGAAGATGCTGATGGCCGGATTCACGGCCGTGGTGTTGCTGCAGGCCTGCAAGCGCGAACACGCAAAGGAGGAAGAGACCTCCCGCTTTCTGGCCATCAGGCCCTTGGTCCTCGATACGTCGTACGAGAAGCCGTATGTGGCCCAGGTCCGGTCGCTCCGGAATATCGAAATCCGTGCGCAGGAGAAGGGCTTTCTCGAAGAAATGCCCGTGGACGAGGGGCGCACGGTGAAGGCCGGACAGTTGCTGTTCCGCATCATGCCGAAGGTGTACGAGGCGGAACTGCAGAAAGCCGAAGCCGAGGTGCGCATGGCCGAGATCGAACTGGAGAACACCCAGTCGCTGGTCACCAAGCGCATCGTTTCGAAGAACGAACAGGCGATGGCGCAGGCCAAGCTCGATGGTGCCCGCGCCGAAGCCGCGCAGGCCCGGCTGCATCTGTCCTTCACCGAGATCCGCGCACCGTTCGATGGAGTGCTCGATCGCATCCCGAAAAAACTCGGCAGTCTGATCGAGGAAGGAGAGCTGCTCAGTACACTCTCCGATAACCGGCGTGTGTTCGCTTACTACAACGTGTCGGAGCCCGAGTACCTCGACTACCGCTCCAAGACGCCCAACGGGAGCGGTCAGAAAGTCACGCTGCTGCTCGCCAACAACACACGATTTCCGCACAAGGGCGAAGTCGAAACCATTGAAGGCGAGTTCGATCACGAGACAGGCAACATCGCGTTTCGGGCGGTGTTCCCGAACCCCGATGGCCTGTTGCGGAACGGGGAGACCGGCAAGGTCCTGATGACGGTGCCGTACACCCAGGCCATGGTGATCCCGCAGAAAGCCACATACGAAATCCAGGACAAGACGTACGTCTTCGTGATCGACGAGGCCAACAAAGTGCACGCCCGTCTCATCACGGTCACCGGGCGCATGCCGGATCTGTTCGTGGTCGGCAGCGGATTGTCGGTGAACGACAAGATCCTGCTCGAAGGGGTGCAGAAGGTGAAGGACGACGACGTGATCAAGTTCGAATTGAAGGACACACGTCAGGTCCTCGCGTCCCTTCGGCTCAAGGCGGAATAG
- a CDS encoding efflux RND transporter permease subunit, with protein MLNKFIQRPVLSIVLSLLILFVGGLALTQLPVTQYPNISPPKVTILADYPGANNELLIKAVVIPLERAINGAPGLKYITSDAGNDGEANIQAVFNLGTDPNQATLAIQNRVASVVNKLPPIVVREGVKITREEPNMLLYVNLYSDDPQADQKFLFNFADISLISELKRVDGVGFADILGNREYAMRIWLKPDRLTAFKVSPEEVMESLSAQSLEASPGKAGESSGKRSQAFEYVLKYPGRFTTKEEYENVVIRASANGEILHLKDIADVEFGSSMYDIYSTLDGKPSAAIVLKQSYGSNASQVIKDVKAKLEEISKSTFPKGMHYEISYDVSSFLDASIDKVLHTLIEAFVLVGIVVFVFLGDWRSTLIPAVAVPVSLIGTFAFMQYFGITLNLITLFALVLAIGIVVDNAIVVIEAVHAIMEEEGLDPLAATRKAVSQIAGAVIAITFVMAAVFIPVGFLSGPVGIFYRQFSITMATAIVLSGFVALTLTPALCAMLLKPHTHDKRRSPVGRFLDAFNRGFGRTTDGYVRLLSGIASRRLVTFGVLVLLCGGTWLAGKTVQSGFIPNEDQGMFYAIVQTPPGSTLERTNEIVSRLQKVSEEVEGVQSVSALAGYEILTEGTAANTGTCLINLKDWSERKHSAQEIIAELEEKTKDITGANIEFFLPPALPGYGAAGGFELRLLDKAGSGDYKRMETISNDFVAELSKRKEMTSVFTFYSASFPQYMLRLDNELAQQKGVNIDNALNTLSTLLGSNYEISFIKFDRQYKVIVQAAPEYRAQPEDVLKLYVKNDRDEMVPYSAFMRMEKVYGLSEITRHNMSNASEISGSAAPGYSSGEVIRIITETASKALPRGYAIDWAGISLDEVRQGNQAIYIFIVSLVFVYLILSAQYESFILPLAVVFSLPAGVFGAFLLLLVTGLENNIYAQIAMVMLIGLLGKNAVLIVEFASQKHSQGATALDATIEGAKARFRPILMTSFAFIAGLIPLMFATGPGKIGNRTIGTAAFGGMLLGTLLGVILIPGLYYAFAKTSERHPFIANEEESPLTEL; from the coding sequence ATGCTGAACAAGTTCATCCAGCGACCGGTGCTCTCCATTGTCCTGTCGCTGTTGATCCTCTTTGTCGGCGGCTTGGCCCTGACACAATTGCCGGTCACGCAGTACCCGAACATCTCGCCGCCCAAGGTCACCATCCTGGCGGACTATCCCGGCGCCAACAACGAACTGCTCATCAAGGCCGTGGTGATTCCGCTCGAGCGGGCCATCAACGGCGCGCCCGGGCTCAAGTACATCACGTCCGACGCTGGCAACGACGGCGAAGCCAACATCCAGGCCGTCTTCAATCTGGGTACGGATCCCAACCAGGCCACGCTGGCCATTCAGAACCGGGTGGCGTCGGTCGTGAACAAGCTGCCCCCCATCGTGGTGCGCGAAGGGGTGAAGATCACGCGTGAGGAGCCCAACATGCTCCTCTATGTCAACCTGTACAGCGACGATCCGCAGGCCGATCAGAAGTTCCTGTTCAACTTTGCCGACATCAGTCTGATCTCGGAGCTCAAGCGCGTCGACGGCGTGGGCTTTGCCGACATTCTGGGCAACCGTGAATACGCCATGCGCATCTGGCTCAAGCCTGATCGCCTGACGGCGTTCAAGGTGTCGCCGGAAGAAGTCATGGAATCCCTGAGCGCGCAAAGCCTCGAAGCCTCACCGGGCAAGGCCGGCGAAAGCTCGGGCAAACGCTCGCAGGCCTTCGAGTATGTGCTCAAGTACCCGGGGCGCTTCACCACCAAGGAGGAGTACGAAAACGTCGTCATCCGGGCCAGCGCGAATGGCGAGATCCTCCACCTCAAGGACATTGCGGACGTGGAGTTTGGCAGCTCCATGTACGACATCTACTCCACGCTCGACGGCAAACCGTCGGCGGCGATCGTGCTCAAGCAATCGTATGGCAGCAATGCCAGCCAGGTCATCAAGGATGTGAAGGCCAAGCTGGAGGAGATCAGCAAGTCGACCTTCCCGAAGGGCATGCACTACGAGATCAGCTACGACGTGTCGTCGTTTCTGGATGCTTCGATCGACAAGGTGCTGCACACACTGATCGAAGCATTCGTGCTGGTGGGCATCGTGGTGTTCGTGTTTCTCGGCGATTGGCGGTCCACGCTGATTCCGGCGGTGGCGGTGCCCGTCTCGCTGATCGGCACCTTCGCCTTCATGCAGTACTTCGGTATCACGCTCAACCTGATCACACTGTTCGCTCTGGTGCTGGCCATCGGTATCGTGGTGGACAACGCCATCGTGGTGATCGAAGCCGTGCACGCCATCATGGAGGAAGAAGGGCTCGATCCGCTGGCCGCCACACGCAAAGCGGTGAGCCAGATCGCCGGCGCCGTCATCGCGATCACCTTCGTCATGGCCGCCGTGTTCATTCCCGTGGGCTTTCTCTCGGGACCGGTGGGCATCTTCTACCGGCAGTTCTCCATCACCATGGCCACGGCCATCGTGTTGTCCGGCTTCGTCGCACTCACGCTCACGCCGGCACTGTGTGCGATGCTGCTCAAACCACATACGCACGACAAGCGACGCTCCCCTGTGGGCCGCTTTCTGGACGCGTTCAATCGTGGGTTCGGCCGCACCACCGACGGCTATGTGCGCCTGCTGTCGGGCATCGCCTCGCGGCGCCTGGTCACCTTCGGTGTGCTCGTGTTGTTGTGCGGCGGCACCTGGCTGGCCGGCAAGACGGTTCAGAGTGGGTTCATTCCCAACGAAGACCAGGGAATGTTCTACGCCATTGTGCAGACACCACCAGGCTCGACGCTCGAACGCACCAACGAAATCGTCTCGCGCCTGCAGAAGGTGTCGGAAGAGGTCGAAGGCGTGCAATCGGTATCCGCACTGGCCGGCTATGAAATCCTGACCGAAGGCACCGCCGCCAACACAGGTACCTGCCTCATCAACCTGAAGGATTGGAGTGAGCGCAAACACTCGGCGCAGGAGATCATCGCCGAGTTGGAAGAGAAGACCAAGGACATCACTGGCGCGAACATCGAGTTCTTCCTGCCGCCGGCACTACCCGGCTATGGCGCCGCCGGCGGTTTCGAGCTGCGCCTGCTCGACAAGGCCGGATCGGGCGACTACAAGCGCATGGAAACCATCAGCAACGACTTCGTGGCCGAGTTGTCCAAGCGAAAAGAGATGACATCGGTGTTCACGTTCTACAGCGCCAGCTTCCCGCAGTACATGCTGCGACTGGACAACGAGCTCGCGCAGCAGAAGGGCGTCAATATCGACAATGCCCTCAACACGCTGTCCACCCTGCTGGGCTCCAACTACGAAATCAGCTTCATCAAGTTCGACCGGCAGTACAAGGTCATCGTGCAGGCGGCACCGGAATACCGCGCCCAACCCGAGGACGTTCTCAAGCTGTACGTGAAGAATGATCGTGACGAAATGGTCCCCTACTCCGCCTTCATGCGCATGGAGAAGGTCTACGGCCTCTCGGAAATCACGCGGCACAACATGTCGAACGCATCCGAGATCAGCGGATCGGCTGCGCCGGGGTACAGCAGCGGTGAGGTCATTCGCATCATCACCGAAACAGCCAGCAAGGCGCTCCCCCGCGGATATGCCATCGACTGGGCCGGCATCTCGCTCGACGAAGTACGTCAGGGCAACCAGGCCATCTACATCTTCATCGTTTCGCTGGTGTTTGTGTACCTGATTCTCTCGGCCCAGTACGAGAGCTTCATCCTGCCACTGGCCGTGGTGTTCTCGCTGCCCGCCGGGGTGTTCGGCGCCTTCCTGCTGCTGCTCGTGACGGGACTCGAAAACAACATCTATGCACAGATCGCGATGGTGATGCTCATCGGCCTGCTGGGCAAGAACGCGGTGCTCATCGTGGAGTTTGCCTCGCAGAAGCACAGCCAGGGGGCCACGGCCCTCGACGCCACCATCGAAGGCGCCAAGGCACGATTCCGCCCTATCCTCATGACATCGTTTGCCTTCATCGCCGGCCTGATTCCCCTCATGTTCGCCACCGGCCCGGGCAAGATCGGCAACCGTACCATTGGCACGGCGGCTTTCGGTGGCATGCTGCTCGGCACATTGCTCGGCGTCATTCTCATCCCCGGCCTCTATTACGCCTTCGCGAAGACGTCGGAACGCCATCCGTTCATTGCGAACGAAGAAGAATCGCCGTTGACGGAGCTCTGA
- a CDS encoding TolC family protein has protein sequence MSSLSRLSLLVMVAGVSGCVAPSMPAPLVRPPAPASFGGPTDSAHRADTTSTATVNWRTFFEDSTLRALIETAVANNPEMLSTLQEVEMARNEVRAIRGRLAPQVRAGATLGMDKSARYTAEGAGNASTDITEGKEVPEPLGDIGLGFTASWEADIRGRIRSQKGAALTRYLGTVEGSRYVMTSLVAEIANTYYELTALDAKLVIVQQAIDLQRNALDVVRAQREAAAVSELAVQQFQALLLNSQSLEFELRQQIREAENRLNLMAGRYPQVVARSTSLGPSTLRSLDAGLPAQLIQNRPDIRAAEFQLQAARFDVKAARAEFFPELNLSAGLGLRAFSSKYLFTTPESMAWSVAGDAMAPLLNRTAIKAEFARASAAQQKALYDYRRVVLGGVTEVSTLVSAIDNLQRMYTFKAGQSEAMDRAIEISGDLFNAARANYLEVLTAQREALDVKLELVEMRLHQQEATTSLYRALGGGWR, from the coding sequence ATGTCATCACTTTCCCGACTTTCGCTGCTGGTGATGGTGGCCGGCGTGTCCGGATGCGTCGCCCCGTCCATGCCCGCTCCACTGGTGCGCCCCCCCGCGCCCGCATCTTTTGGCGGCCCGACCGACAGCGCCCACCGCGCAGACACCACCAGCACGGCGACCGTGAACTGGCGGACATTCTTCGAAGATTCCACGCTCCGGGCGCTGATCGAGACGGCCGTCGCGAACAACCCGGAGATGCTGTCGACGTTGCAGGAGGTCGAGATGGCGCGCAACGAGGTGCGCGCCATCCGCGGGCGGCTCGCGCCCCAGGTCCGTGCCGGGGCGACGCTGGGCATGGACAAGAGTGCGCGCTACACGGCAGAGGGGGCTGGCAATGCCTCCACCGACATCACCGAAGGCAAGGAAGTCCCGGAGCCATTGGGAGACATCGGGCTGGGATTCACCGCATCATGGGAAGCCGATATCCGCGGACGCATCCGGAGCCAAAAGGGCGCCGCGCTCACGCGATACCTGGGCACCGTCGAAGGCAGCCGTTATGTGATGACCAGTCTGGTCGCGGAGATCGCCAACACGTATTACGAGCTCACCGCGCTCGATGCCAAGCTGGTCATCGTGCAACAGGCGATTGATCTGCAGCGCAACGCGCTCGATGTGGTGCGCGCACAGCGGGAAGCAGCGGCCGTGAGCGAACTGGCGGTGCAACAATTCCAGGCCTTACTGCTCAATTCTCAGAGCCTCGAGTTCGAACTGCGCCAACAGATTCGCGAAGCTGAGAATCGGCTGAACCTGATGGCGGGCCGGTATCCGCAGGTGGTGGCGCGGTCGACATCGTTGGGTCCGTCCACGCTCCGATCGTTGGACGCCGGCCTTCCGGCCCAGTTGATCCAGAATCGGCCGGATATCCGGGCGGCCGAGTTCCAACTGCAGGCGGCGCGCTTCGATGTGAAGGCGGCGCGAGCGGAGTTCTTTCCGGAACTCAACCTGTCGGCCGGACTGGGCCTTCGGGCCTTCTCGTCCAAGTACCTGTTCACGACACCGGAGTCGATGGCGTGGTCGGTGGCGGGCGACGCGATGGCGCCGCTGCTCAACCGCACCGCGATCAAGGCGGAGTTCGCGCGGGCGAGCGCGGCGCAGCAGAAGGCGCTGTATGACTACCGCCGGGTGGTGCTGGGCGGGGTGACAGAGGTGTCCACCCTCGTCTCGGCCATCGACAATCTGCAGCGCATGTACACGTTCAAGGCCGGACAATCCGAGGCCATGGATCGCGCCATCGAGATCTCGGGCGACCTGTTCAACGCCGCCCGGGCCAACTACCTGGAGGTGCTCACGGCGCAACGGGAAGCGCTCGACGTGAAGCTCGAGCTGGTGGAGATGCGGCTGCATCAGCAGGAGGCCACCACCAGTCTGTACAGGGCGCTTGGCGGAGGGTGGCGGTAA
- a CDS encoding RHS repeat protein, whose product MTNSGGIRIHHRGACGPPPKTVSLIWSALGQMGAAACDDGKVECSHTRAGRFTREGPIGLSGGLNLYGFAGSNPANFSDPFGLCPHVLAGRPCSTAMAVGFGFVPIAGDAYDVLSALAGKDLLTGESIGVGARPSHSWERSLGRASSREKLLEQRQPMLMSPNATQESGTERRT is encoded by the coding sequence ATGACCAACTCAGGGGGGATTCGAATTCACCACCGCGGCGCATGTGGTCCTCCCCCGAAGACGGTGTCGCTGATATGGAGTGCGCTTGGCCAGATGGGCGCGGCGGCGTGTGACGACGGGAAGGTAGAGTGCTCACACACGCGGGCGGGGCGGTTCACGCGGGAAGGTCCGATCGGGTTGAGCGGCGGGCTGAATCTGTACGGGTTTGCGGGGAGCAATCCAGCGAATTTTTCGGATCCGTTTGGGTTGTGTCCGCATGTCTTGGCCGGTAGGCCGTGCTCCACTGCGATGGCTGTTGGGTTTGGCTTCGTACCAATCGCCGGAGACGCATATGATGTTCTGAGCGCCCTTGCTGGCAAAGACCTGCTGACGGGCGAGTCGATAGGCGTTGGCGCGCGGCCGTCACATTCATGGGAACGCTCGCTGGGTCGGGCAAGTTCGCGCGAGAAGCTGTTGGAGCAGCGTCAACCCATGTTGATGTCACCAAACGCAACGCAAGAGTCTGGAACAGAGCGACGAACGTAG